A single genomic interval of Zingiber officinale cultivar Zhangliang chromosome 4A, Zo_v1.1, whole genome shotgun sequence harbors:
- the LOC121970105 gene encoding uncharacterized protein LOC121970105 isoform X3 — protein sequence MAVVAAISCRLPHGTSSDCFSLFHSLPVRIPRGRASTRQPCRRRPAASVRFVLREVEWEEEESNGGRVSMADALIKEEVEVKGKEELRIASDHRMAERKVRKEAGRRTYLIAAVMSSLAITSMAVAAVYYRFTWQMECCRAARFRRRRCWRRSLSPWARRWEWSYGRVGRTGRCGTPLCGTCTSRTIARATAPSSSTTSSPSSTPSPPSPSRPTASSTPASSPVSASAPASGLRCSEWPTCSSTTAWSTDGSRWAPSPAYPTSAGSPPPTRSTT from the exons ATGGCGGTCGTCGCTGCAATCTCCTGCCGTTTGCCTCACGGAACCTCAAGCGATTGCTTCTCTCTCTTCCACTCACTCCCTGTTCGGATCCCCCGCGGCAGGGCTTCCACGCGCCAGCCGTGCCGGCGGAGACCGGCCGCCTCGGTCCGCTTTGTGCTCAGGGAGGTAGAgtgggaggaggaggagagtaATGGGGGCCGCGTTTCTATGGCCGATGCTCTGAttaaggaagaggtggaagtgaAAGGAAAAGAGGAGCTGCGAATCGCGTCTGACCATCGGATGGCGGAGAGAAAGGTGAGGAAAGAGGCGGGGCGGCGGACGTACCTAATCGCGGCGGTGATGTCCAGCCTCGCCATCACCTCCATGGCGGTCGCAGCCGTCTATTACCGATTCACCTGGCAAATGGAG TGTTGCAGGGCGGCGAGGTTCCGGCGACGGAGATGTTGGCGACGTTCGCTCTCTCCGTGGGCGCGGCG GTGGGAATGGAGTTATGGGCGCGTTGGGCGCACCGGGCGCTGTGGCACGCCTCTCTGTGGCACATGCACGAGTCGCACCATCGCCCGCGCGACGGCCCCTTCGAGCTCAACGACGTCTTCGCCATCGTCAACGCCGTCCCCGCCATCGCCCTCGCGGCCTACGGCTTCTTCAACCCCGGCCTCCTCCCCGGTCTCTGCTTCGGCGCC GGCCTCGGGATTACGCTGTTCGGAATGGCCTACATGTTCGTCCACGACGGCCTGGTCCACCGACGGTTCCCGGTGGGCCCCGTCGCCAGCATACCCTACTTCCGCCGGGTCGCCGCCGCCCACCAG ATCCACCACATGA
- the LOC121973425 gene encoding uncharacterized protein LOC121973425, whose amino-acid sequence MASSSSSLSSSFPSQFLSPPLRNNSPSSRCFTVTNPKRKASPPKLLCAKQPSSPLEPHKVPLPPQSAVVRKFYSSINGKELNSLEKLLSKDCIFQDLVYSRPFKGKSISHYLKDLTRAMGKNVRFVIDGVYEGQELTAAVVWHLEWKNQPIPLTKGCSFFKCSGDGEQQLIKEAHVFIESPLKLGDFALGMLKITVILFDFLPKVTQRFLQKPEVVLHFVGMMYRVFLRPMMLPLLAYYANLWLRTEGLQATVLKMIGGAKKKIIDFIFVKIVMFICSKGK is encoded by the exons atggcttcttcttcttcctcactttcttcttcttttccttctcaaTTTCTCAGCCCGCCACTTCGCAACAACTCTCCATCTTCTCGTTGCTTCACCGTCACAAATCCAAAAAGAAAAGCATCACCGCCAAAACTACTCTGCGCCAAACAACCTTCTTCTCCATTAGAACCCCATAAGGTTCCTTTGCCGCCTCAATCTGCTGTGGTTCGTAAATTCTACTCCTCTATAAATGGGAAAGAGTTGAACAGTCTAGAGAAGCTCTTGTCCAAGGACTGTATCTTTCAGGACTTGGTTTACTCAAGGCCCTTCAAGGGAAAG AGTATAAGCCATTACTTGAAGGATCTCACACGAGCAATGGGGAAGAATGTGAGGTTTGTCATAGATGGAGTCTACGAGGGTCAAGAACTAACAGCAGCAGTAGTCTGGCACCTCG AGTGGAAGAACCAGCCCATTCCCTTAACCAAAGGCTGCAGTTTCTTCAAATGTTCCGGAGATGGCGAGCAGCAGCTCATCAA GGAAGCTCATGTGTTCATCGAGTCGCCGTTGAAACTAGGCGATTTTGCGTTG GGGATGCTAAAGATCACAGTCATTCTGTTCGATTTCCTTCCGAAGGTGACACAAA GGTTTTTGCAGAAGCCTGAAGTGGTGCTTCATTTCGTGGGGATGATGTACAGAGTGTTTTTGCGCCCCATGATGCTGCCGCTGTTGGCGTATTACGCAAATCTGTGGCTTCGCACTGAGGGCCTTCAAGCGACGGTGCTTAAGATGATTGGCGGCGCCAAGAAGAAAATTATTGATTTCATATTTGTGAAAATAGTCATGTTCATTTGCTCGAAAGGAAAATAA
- the LOC121970105 gene encoding beta-carotene hydroxylase 2, chloroplastic-like isoform X2, with protein sequence MAVVAAISCRLPHGTSSDCFSLFHSLPVRIPRGRASTRQPCRRRPAASVRFVLREVEWEEEESNGGRVSMADALIKEEVEVKGKEELRIASDHRMAERKVRKEAGRRTYLIAAVMSSLAITSMAVAAVYYRFTWQMEGGEVPATEMLATFALSVGAAVGMELWARWAHRALWHASLWHMHESHHRPRDGPFELNDVFAIVNAVPAIALAAYGFFNPGLLPGLCFGAGLGITLFGMAYMFVHDGLVHRRFPVGPVASIPYFRRVAAAHQELDEVGGLEELEKEIAMRNKLYSSSN encoded by the exons ATGGCGGTCGTCGCTGCAATCTCCTGCCGTTTGCCTCACGGAACCTCAAGCGATTGCTTCTCTCTCTTCCACTCACTCCCTGTTCGGATCCCCCGCGGCAGGGCTTCCACGCGCCAGCCGTGCCGGCGGAGACCGGCCGCCTCGGTCCGCTTTGTGCTCAGGGAGGTAGAgtgggaggaggaggagagtaATGGGGGCCGCGTTTCTATGGCCGATGCTCTGAttaaggaagaggtggaagtgaAAGGAAAAGAGGAGCTGCGAATCGCGTCTGACCATCGGATGGCGGAGAGAAAGGTGAGGAAAGAGGCGGGGCGGCGGACGTACCTAATCGCGGCGGTGATGTCCAGCCTCGCCATCACCTCCATGGCGGTCGCAGCCGTCTATTACCGATTCACCTGGCAAATGGAG GGCGGCGAGGTTCCGGCGACGGAGATGTTGGCGACGTTCGCTCTCTCCGTGGGCGCGGCG GTGGGAATGGAGTTATGGGCGCGTTGGGCGCACCGGGCGCTGTGGCACGCCTCTCTGTGGCACATGCACGAGTCGCACCATCGCCCGCGCGACGGCCCCTTCGAGCTCAACGACGTCTTCGCCATCGTCAACGCCGTCCCCGCCATCGCCCTCGCGGCCTACGGCTTCTTCAACCCCGGCCTCCTCCCCGGTCTCTGCTTCGGCGCC GGCCTCGGGATTACGCTGTTCGGAATGGCCTACATGTTCGTCCACGACGGCCTGGTCCACCGACGGTTCCCGGTGGGCCCCGTCGCCAGCATACCCTACTTCCGCCGGGTCGCCGCCGCCCACCAG GAGCTGGATGAGGTGGGTGGCCTGGAGGAGCTGGAGAAGGAGATCGCCATGAGGA
- the LOC121970105 gene encoding beta-carotene hydroxylase 2, chloroplastic-like isoform X1 — MAVVAAISCRLPHGTSSDCFSLFHSLPVRIPRGRASTRQPCRRRPAASVRFVLREVEWEEEESNGGRVSMADALIKEEVEVKGKEELRIASDHRMAERKVRKEAGRRTYLIAAVMSSLAITSMAVAAVYYRFTWQMEGGEVPATEMLATFALSVGAAVGMELWARWAHRALWHASLWHMHESHHRPRDGPFELNDVFAIVNAVPAIALAAYGFFNPGLLPGLCFGAGLGITLFGMAYMFVHDGLVHRRFPVGPVASIPYFRRVAAAHQIHHMNKFEGVPYGLFLGPEELDEVGGLEELEKEIAMRNKLYSSSN, encoded by the exons ATGGCGGTCGTCGCTGCAATCTCCTGCCGTTTGCCTCACGGAACCTCAAGCGATTGCTTCTCTCTCTTCCACTCACTCCCTGTTCGGATCCCCCGCGGCAGGGCTTCCACGCGCCAGCCGTGCCGGCGGAGACCGGCCGCCTCGGTCCGCTTTGTGCTCAGGGAGGTAGAgtgggaggaggaggagagtaATGGGGGCCGCGTTTCTATGGCCGATGCTCTGAttaaggaagaggtggaagtgaAAGGAAAAGAGGAGCTGCGAATCGCGTCTGACCATCGGATGGCGGAGAGAAAGGTGAGGAAAGAGGCGGGGCGGCGGACGTACCTAATCGCGGCGGTGATGTCCAGCCTCGCCATCACCTCCATGGCGGTCGCAGCCGTCTATTACCGATTCACCTGGCAAATGGAG GGCGGCGAGGTTCCGGCGACGGAGATGTTGGCGACGTTCGCTCTCTCCGTGGGCGCGGCG GTGGGAATGGAGTTATGGGCGCGTTGGGCGCACCGGGCGCTGTGGCACGCCTCTCTGTGGCACATGCACGAGTCGCACCATCGCCCGCGCGACGGCCCCTTCGAGCTCAACGACGTCTTCGCCATCGTCAACGCCGTCCCCGCCATCGCCCTCGCGGCCTACGGCTTCTTCAACCCCGGCCTCCTCCCCGGTCTCTGCTTCGGCGCC GGCCTCGGGATTACGCTGTTCGGAATGGCCTACATGTTCGTCCACGACGGCCTGGTCCACCGACGGTTCCCGGTGGGCCCCGTCGCCAGCATACCCTACTTCCGCCGGGTCGCCGCCGCCCACCAG ATCCACCACATGAACAAGTTCGAGGGGGTGCCTTACGGTCTGTTCTTGGGGCCTGAG GAGCTGGATGAGGTGGGTGGCCTGGAGGAGCTGGAGAAGGAGATCGCCATGAGGA